Proteins from a single region of Streptomyces spectabilis:
- a CDS encoding tartrate dehydrogenase codes for MTNHRIALIPGDGIGTEVLPAAQQVLDVLGRRHGFGLTYTSYDDWSCERYLREGAMMPADGLDQLRDKDAILLGAVGHPEVPDHVSLWGLLIPIRRGFRQYVNLRPIRVFEGIESPVRTARAGAVDFVVVRENVEGEYSQVGGRFNSGFPDELAVQEAVFTRAGVSRVLDYAFGLAARRGGRLTSATKSNGIVHTMPFWDELVAERASGFPQVAWDQEHIDALAAKFVLEPGRFDVVVASNLFGDILSDLAAAIAGSIGIAPAANLNPERAYPSMFEPVHGSAPDIAGQGVANPLGAIWSAAMMLDHLGHPAAAKDVTDAVAGVLAKTDVRTRDLGGTATTAEFTDKLLELL; via the coding sequence ATGACGAACCACCGCATCGCCCTGATCCCCGGCGACGGCATCGGCACCGAAGTGCTGCCCGCCGCGCAGCAGGTCCTCGACGTCCTCGGCCGTCGGCACGGCTTCGGCCTGACCTACACCTCGTACGACGACTGGTCCTGCGAGCGCTATCTGCGCGAGGGCGCGATGATGCCCGCCGACGGCCTCGACCAGCTGCGTGACAAGGACGCCATCCTCCTGGGCGCGGTGGGCCACCCCGAGGTGCCCGACCACGTCTCGCTGTGGGGTCTCCTCATCCCGATCCGGCGGGGCTTTCGCCAGTACGTCAACCTGCGGCCCATCCGCGTCTTCGAGGGCATCGAGAGCCCGGTGCGGACCGCGCGCGCGGGCGCCGTCGACTTCGTGGTCGTCCGCGAGAACGTGGAGGGCGAGTACAGCCAGGTCGGCGGCCGCTTCAACAGTGGCTTCCCCGACGAACTCGCCGTGCAGGAGGCCGTGTTCACCCGGGCCGGTGTCAGCCGCGTCCTGGACTACGCCTTCGGCCTCGCGGCGCGCCGGGGCGGCCGCCTCACGTCGGCCACGAAGTCGAACGGCATCGTGCACACCATGCCCTTCTGGGACGAGCTCGTCGCCGAGCGCGCGAGCGGCTTCCCCCAGGTCGCCTGGGACCAGGAGCACATCGACGCCCTGGCGGCGAAGTTCGTCCTCGAACCGGGCCGCTTCGACGTGGTGGTCGCCTCCAACCTCTTCGGCGACATCCTCAGCGACCTCGCCGCCGCGATCGCCGGGTCCATCGGCATCGCACCGGCCGCCAACCTCAACCCCGAGCGCGCGTACCCCTCGATGTTCGAGCCGGTGCACGGCTCGGCACCCGACATCGCGGGCCAGGGCGTCGCCAACCCGCTGGGCGCGATCTGGTCGGCGGCCATGATGCTCGACCACCTGGGCCATCCGGCGGCCGCCAAGGACGTCACCGACGCGGTCGCGGGCGTCCTCGCCAAGACCGACGTGCGCACCCGCGACCTGGGCGGCACCGCCACGACCGCCGAGTTCACCGACAAGCTCCTCGAACTCCTCTGA
- the dctA gene encoding C4-dicarboxylate transporter DctA, which yields MAAPASSAPAPAPAPGRPWYRQLYFWVLTAIVTGVLTGWLWPSVGTALEPVGTTFVSAIKMLIAPIVFLTVVAGIGGVDSLGRVGRVGLKSLLYFQAGTLAALLVGLLAVNLFQPGAGVHADPGALRLEGDARQYVKDGQDQDWWHFLTDIVPDSAVGAFAEGNILQVIFLSVLFGVALKAVGPIGEPLVEGVHRLSAVAFKILHYVMLAAPVGAFGAMAYTIGAYGISTLTSLGQLIGLFYGTSAFFVIVVLGAVTAALRINIFRLLRHLREEFVLVLGTSSSESALPRLMQKLEGLGIRRDIVGLTVPTGYSFNLDGSSIYLSLAAVYIAQATDTPLSVGQQLGLLAVMILTSKGSGGITGAGFIALAATLSTVGTVPAAGIMLIFGIDKFMSECRALTNLAGNSVATLVVARWENDLDAARVNEVLRARAPHPAPAADAGDQGEVPVEVPSKA from the coding sequence ATGGCAGCACCCGCGTCCTCCGCACCGGCACCCGCCCCCGCACCCGGGCGGCCCTGGTACCGGCAGCTCTACTTCTGGGTCCTGACCGCCATCGTCACCGGGGTGCTCACCGGCTGGCTGTGGCCTTCGGTCGGCACCGCCCTGGAGCCAGTGGGCACCACCTTCGTCTCCGCCATCAAGATGCTCATCGCGCCGATCGTCTTCCTCACCGTCGTGGCGGGCATCGGCGGCGTCGACAGCCTGGGCCGCGTCGGTCGCGTGGGCCTGAAGTCACTGCTCTACTTCCAGGCGGGAACGCTCGCCGCCCTGCTCGTGGGCCTGCTGGCCGTCAACCTGTTCCAGCCCGGCGCGGGCGTCCACGCCGACCCGGGGGCACTCCGCCTGGAGGGCGACGCGCGTCAGTACGTCAAGGACGGGCAGGACCAGGACTGGTGGCACTTCCTCACCGACATCGTCCCCGACAGCGCCGTCGGCGCCTTCGCCGAGGGCAACATCCTCCAGGTCATCTTTCTGTCGGTGCTCTTCGGCGTCGCCCTCAAGGCCGTCGGACCGATCGGCGAACCGCTCGTCGAGGGCGTCCACCGCCTCAGCGCCGTCGCCTTCAAGATCCTGCACTATGTGATGCTGGCCGCTCCCGTGGGCGCCTTCGGCGCGATGGCGTACACCATCGGCGCGTACGGGATCTCCACACTCACCAGCCTCGGGCAGCTCATCGGGCTCTTCTACGGCACGTCCGCGTTCTTCGTGATCGTGGTGCTCGGCGCGGTCACCGCCGCCCTCAGGATCAACATCTTCCGGCTGCTCCGCCATCTGCGCGAGGAGTTCGTCCTCGTCCTCGGCACCTCGTCGTCCGAGAGCGCCCTGCCACGTCTGATGCAGAAGCTCGAAGGGCTCGGCATCCGGCGCGACATCGTCGGCCTGACGGTGCCCACGGGCTACTCCTTCAACCTGGACGGCAGCTCGATCTATCTGTCCCTGGCCGCCGTCTACATCGCCCAGGCGACCGACACCCCGCTGAGCGTCGGCCAGCAGCTCGGCCTGCTCGCCGTCATGATCCTGACGTCGAAGGGGTCCGGCGGGATCACCGGGGCCGGGTTCATCGCCCTGGCCGCGACGCTGTCCACGGTGGGCACGGTCCCCGCGGCGGGCATCATGCTCATCTTCGGCATCGACAAGTTCATGTCCGAGTGCCGTGCCCTGACCAACCTCGCGGGCAACAGCGTGGCCACGCTCGTCGTCGCCCGCTGGGAGAACGACCTCGACGCGGCGCGCGTCAACGAGGTGCTGAGAGCCCGTGCCCCGCATCCCGCCCCGGCCGCGGACGCCGGGGACCAGGGCGAGGTCCCGGTGGAGGTGCCGAGCAAGGCCTGA